The proteins below come from a single Periophthalmus magnuspinnatus isolate fPerMag1 chromosome 7, fPerMag1.2.pri, whole genome shotgun sequence genomic window:
- the mafba gene encoding transcription factor MafB: MLQQVSAQLWRSQKNYCMKQERREETLITKSVFATLANTFAYLQKSRDHNMSTEMNMGPELPSSPLALEYVNDFDLMKFDVKKEGLAGLERAGVRQCNRLQPQGSVSSTPISTPCSSVPSSPSFSPTEQKNHLEELYWMPGGAYHQQVDPQTLSLTPEDAVEALIGATAHGHPPPAHVQQQLQQQGFEGYRGPHHHHSHHGHGQQHHHPYAGAIPHHADELTGHAGTHSHAHNQHHHHHSQDPDSPSPVSPESHQTLHHHRHHHHHHAHGPAHLGQSTGGLNVEDRFTDDQLVSMSVRELNRHLRGFTKDEVIRLKQKRRTLKNRGYAQSCRFKRVQQKHVLENEKTQLMNQVEQLKAEISRLARERDAYKLKCEKLTGSGPSAGFREAGSTSDNPSSPEFFM, translated from the coding sequence ATGCTACAGCAAGTCAGTGCGCAGCTGTGGAGGAGCCAAAAGAACTATTGCATGAAacaagaaaggagagaagagacgcTGATTACTAAGTCAGTTTTTGCGACACTTGCAAACACCTTTGCATATCTGCAAAAAAGTCGCGACCACAACATGAGCACAGAGATGAACATGGGCCCAGAGCTACCCAGCAGCCCTTTGGCCCTGGAATATGTCAATGATTTTGACCTGATGAAGTTTGACGTGAAGAAGGAAGGCCTGGCCGGGCTCGAGCGCGCTGGTGTGCGTCAGTGTAACCGACTACAGCCCCAGGGCTCCGTGTCGTCTACCCCCATCAGCACGCCCTGCAGCTCAGTGCCATCATCGCCCAGTTTCAGCCCCACGGAGCAGAAGAACCACCTGGAGGAGCTCTACTGGATGCCCGGGGGCGCTTACCATCAGCAGGTCGACCCACAGACGTTGAGCCTGACCCCAGAGGATGCAGTGGAGGCCTTGATTGGAGCCACGGCCCACGGTCACCCCCCGCCTGCGCACGTCcagcagcagctgcagcagcagGGCTTTGAGGGCTACAGAGGTCCGCACCATCACCACAGCCATCACGGCCACGGCCAGCAGCATCACCACCCGTACGCAGGGGCCATCCCGCACCACGCGGACGAGCTGACCGGGCACGCAGGCACGCACAGTCACGCGCACAAccaacatcatcatcaccacAGCCAGGACCCCGACAGCCCGTCCCCCGTGTCCCCAGAGTCCCACCAGACACTGCACCATCACCGccatcaccaccatcaccatGCGCACGGCCCTGCACACCTCGGCCAGTCCACCGGCGGTCTCAACGTGGAGGACCGCTTCACTGACGACCAGCTCGTCTCCATGTCCGTGCGCGAGCTCAACAGACACCTGCGGGGCTTCACGAAGGACGAGGTGATCCGTCTGAAGCAGAAGAGGAGGACCCTGAAAAACAGGGGGTACGCGCAGTCGTGCCGGTTTAAGCGCGTGCAGCAGAAGCATGTGCTGGAGAACGAGAAGACGCAGCTGATGAATCAAGTGGAGCAGCTAAAGGCGGAGATCAGCCGGCTGGCGAGGGAGAGGGACGCCTACAAACTCAAGTGCGAGAAACTTACAGGCTCTGGGCCCAGCGCCGGGTTCCGTGAGGCGGGCTCCACGAGCGACAACCCCTCCTCTCCAGAGTTCTTCATGTGA